The Vitis vinifera cultivar Pinot Noir 40024 chromosome 7, ASM3070453v1 genomic interval aaaaagaataatttttgaactattattttattaaaacatgtttattgaattgttctttttatttaaacaaaatttcttatttattcgatattcaattctgtatacaacaaataaacatataaaaatgaatatttatgtaaaccaataaaaataaaactcaataATAGTGAGAAATAAAACATGTACCCAAACAAGCTTACAATAAGTTCAATGTCTTTCTATGACTTTTTGGGTCTCACTTTCTTTCATGAAATTCCATACTCCATTTGTCATAAATATGTACTCAGCCAACATAATTGCATAATAGgtccatacaaaaataaaaatagtccaaatgtaaatatccagaGATATACaaaatctcaaacaaatattcaaacccaaattcaaatcccaaattagtccaataaatttcattaataaaaaatgggCCAAAATTAGCAAATTTAACCCAATATAAATATTTCACATGTCATAAGTCATAGCCCAAAATTCCATATTAATGGttaatatataaacataatcAAATAAGTCTGAAATATCAAAAATCACATATTAATggttaatatataataataataataatgatgatgatgatgatggacaatgaaaaaagaaaagaaagataatgaaaaaaaatgaaaagaagaaaataggaGAAGACGGGAAGGGGGGGAAAGAAagacaatgaaaaaaatgaatgagagaaaatagGAGAAGGGAGAGAGGGATGAAGGGGCGTTGGAAATGACACCGGCTTAACGCTATCAGTAGTGGCGATGGAGACCGTCGAAGATGGAAGTGGTTGTTCGGGTGGAGATGTGGGTGTtgggggaagaagaagaagaagaagcgaTGCAGAGAGGGAGAAAAATGGGGCCAAAGAAATGGGGTCGGCTGGTGTGTGGGTGTCTCTGAAAAATGGTAGTGTGGGAAGGGCCGTGGAgaacaaaaaatggaagaaaaaaaatgggggcgacccaaaaaaacaaaaatgggaaggaaaaaaaactaaaagaaaaagggaaatgagaagagagagaagaggaaaGAGATGAGAAGGGATGGGTGTGGGGTatgggtgagagagagagagtgagtgGGGTGGTTGGGGAAGGTATGGGGAGgaaggaaagaggagagagaaaagaaagagaaaaaaatagggaaacttgtgttttgatgtggcaatttaggaaatatatggttttcggaacccaactttatgaaatatgaaaatcagcttttaatgtggaaaattatatattttttatgcacTCTGAGCCAGCTGCATATTTTGTGCCgaaattgccttttttttttcctcccgtATCCACCATCCacctctccctccctccctccctccccaATGAAACCTGTCGGCATTTTGCCGACATCATCATCGACCTCCCCCTCTCTCTTTTTCccttccctctttctctctctttccttcCTTTACGACATCACCAAGAGAGAAGAAGGTGGTGGCAATGGTGGAGAACCAAGGCCAGAGGGAAGAAGGAGTGGTTGGTTGCCATTGACGGTGGCAACCAGCAACTCTCGCGGTCATTGATGGTGGCGGCGGCAGAAGCACCAGCGTAGGGAGAAAGGGGAGCTCTACTTAGAGGGAAGCACCACCGTTacaacaaaattcaaattcaaagcaTCCAAAACCCAAATCCAGAAGCCAAACAAAATACCCATTAATGTAATAATTCCATACAAATTCAGCTAATATAAGGGCAaacaaagaaagagaatgaaaaggCAAGACCCACCCATCACTGAGAAATGGATTCTCTTACAGTACTAAATCAAATTcccaacaaacaaacaaaaattaaagaagagGTATGAATCTAGAATACCTCCACAGTCAAGAAGAAGAACAATGGTGGGAGAGGAGCGAGACTTGAAGAGCTAGTCACCctcaaaacacccaaaagagCCCTTTTGAGGATAAACAACAGACCCCACCATGGATCCTCCATAATTAGGAATACCAACCCGCCCCTCCTCGATGTCTCTTCCTACGCTGGTGTTTCCGCCGTCACCGCCGTCAATGATCGCGAAAGTTGCTGGTTGCCGCCGTCAATGGCAACCAACCGCACCTTCTTCCCTTTGGCCCTGGTTCTCCACTATTGCCaccactttcttttctcttggtAATGTcgaaagagaaggaaagaaagagaaagagggaAGGGAAAGGGAGAGAGGGAAAGACCGGTGATGATGCTGGCAAAGTGTCGGCCGGTTTCACTGAGGAGGGAGGGAGAGCGGATGGTGGGTacgggaggaaaaaaaaaagggcaatcTCAGCACAAAATATGCAGCCGGCTCAGAGTGcataaaaaagatataatttttcacattaaaagCTGATTTTCAGATTTCATAAAGTTGGGTTCCGAAAACCATATATTTTCCAAATGGCTccatcaaaacacaagttttccaaaaaaaaatataatataatataatataatataataaaaataaaataaaataatatacaaaataataaaaattaataattaaatgatgAGTAAGCCAAAAAATCATATGTAATTgggttaaaattttaagaataacaTTATACTGAAaatcaatgtaaaaataaaatttggacaaaTTTTGGGATCTACAAGGTCTTAATATTAGGATACCTATtattataattagaaaataaatatgttttaaattaaaaatgttaatgttaaatttgataaatattaattttaccaTCATTGTTATTTGtgatgaattttttatattcttattttaattaaaaataaaaatgatggagAGGATGTGattgagattttcttttttttaaaatatattattttattcaaataagtgtaattattttatactatataatttctttgttttccacTTTTCCAAAGTACTTTgagaaaattctaattttaagaaaaaaaatttgaattttataatcATTCACCATagttaacaaattaattaaaaatgattatcttgaaatggtttttatttcatataaataaagtaattatttataaaaaaacaaatgaagaaaaaagtgtacataatgaatataaataaaaaaattattgaaggtTTTCTTATATAGGGTTTGCAATGTGCTTAGtgccctgtttggttgctgagaaaattggAAAAAGGAAGTGAAATGAGGTATTAAAGTgttatttttctattgtttcttgtgATTGTTCTTTATCCTTATCCACATTTGAAGGATGCTTCGTACTAAATGTCTTTGCCATATTAGATCATTTCACGTGATTGCGTTGGCGGCGTGTGTGGAACGTGGCGTCCTTTGGATATTGCATGGACATGCGTTGCTCCTGCGTAGTACATGTGTATGGTGAGATAAATGACAATTCGTTAAATATTCGAACAAAATATGGATTAAAAATAGCCGCAACAAAACTTCCCTGACACATCTGATTggactttatatatatatagtacatGATGGGGGCAATTTGACTATATTGAAGGGAGAAAGTAGGAGAGGTACGTGACAAAAAGGATCAAGCCAAGCTCATGATCTGGTTGTGGTATTGTCTTGACaaactctttttcctttttggtgttTAACCAAAAGGTCTACGAATGGCCCGTGATGACACACGATTTTCTTGCTCTACACGCATGATCGCTGTATAAAAGGAATACTCTTCCTCACACGAAAGACCCAAGAAAAAAGCTGCAACTACCATCAAAGGATGACTTTTTAATACCCGTTACAAAAGTGAGAGGAACTTCATTGGAGACTAGTACTATTTTTTCCAGATGGAACTAATCATGATCTAAATTCAGTCTCTTAATATCTGCATCAATTTTCTGTACACCCACAAGCCCACATTTGGAAATATGAATTGGGTCTAATATAAGCACGGCAAACTATCAACAAGAGGCTTGGATTGTCAACGTGGCCTGACACAGAGCTGATAATGACCTTACGTTACGTCTCTCTTTATCTTCAAAACTTTGGGCAAACTATTAACAAATGGCACAACGGCCAAAGCATTAGTTTTCTCATGTGTTTGATGGAGTGAGTAACTTCAAAGGATCACCTCTACAGCTCTACCCCACCTTGGAAAAGATAAAACcaaggaataaaaaaatcaaagggatACCGGATATGACGATGTGGATTGGAGCGAGGTCAGCCTGGCGGGCAGGAGGTCCACGCATTTATTAACTCTGCAAGTTTGTTATTGAATGCTCATGAGCCATGGCATTTTCCTGCCACATCACTGAATGGCTTTTGTTGTTAAGATGACCCTTGATGATTTTCAGCGTGACTTCAAAAGCAACCAAACATAGAAGTTGGGAGTAGTGGAGTTGGTGCTGGTGCTGGTCGTCATGGATGACGTCTTTGGCCCTCTGATAACGGGCTAAATGATACGATCAAGTAGTCAATTAATTATTGGTGGTGATTCATGGAGCCAAGAGTCAAATAAGTTATTATTCCGTCTCTTTCGTCacttaattaaatgaaaagaaataagatACTGAGACACCGTGCCTACCAAGCTTGTGGTTGTTGTTGTgtctaatatttaataatatgaaaagGGCGTTGTTACACTACCTGTATCACTGatggttttttcctttttctttttagttatcCAAAAGTCATCCCAAGATAGATAGTTTCTAATGTACTCTTTGTTTTTcggtttgatttttttttattaatataattaaaatgaactaatagatttaatttaattgtattaattgatatttaaatagaaaaaatcaaatattttaatttttttttttaaaaaaatttcaacgaAAAAACAAATGCTACATGAATATACATTTTTATCTATCGTTttactttaatttcatttatttatatcttcaTATCTTCGATTTATTCTATTGTACTTTCATTCAGTgatttaaattttaccaaatatattcaataatttagacttttttttcaataagtatcaaacattttctttaaaagaataCTCGTTTTGCTCTTGATGCCTTGTGTAGGCTTacacttttttatttgttagcTAATTTTTGTACTTAAGGAAATCGAAGATTGTGTTATTTAGGAGATAAGTCTTTTATTAAAGCTCATGACACTTGTGTTACTTGTCGAATTAGAAGATATCTTTTCAatacatttagaaaaaaatacattttaataatttgataatcCTTCAAAGGTTAGAAAGGTAACGCTTTCTTTTGCTCTCCTTTCTATGTTCCTCCACCCACAAGATGAAGAATTACACATTATTGATATATTGATAATACAAATTAGAAATCGATATTTGCATGGGTGGAGTAACGTGGACATTGGGCAAGGGCATCACAACAAGGCTTTGAACCAAAATTGTAAAGACGGCTATAACATCTTTGAAGTGCTATTAAGAGGAAGCGCTCATGTGAAGTGCTATTAAGGAGGCATAAAACCCATCTTTGATGTTTATCAGAGTTTCATGCTTTCCCTTCTCAACTATGACTCCATTTTTCACCACGGCTATAACATCAGCACCCTTGATTGTGGATAACCGATGGGCTACCACCACTGTGGTCCTGTTCACCATGACTCGGTCTAATGCATCTTGTACCACCCGCTCAGACTCAGCATCTAGTGCACTGGTCGCCTCATCCAGTAGCAGTATCTTTGGGCTCTTCACCATAGCTCTTGCAATGGCTACTCTCTGCTTTTGCCCACCTGATAGTTGGATTCCTCTCTCTCCCACCATGGTGTCATACCCCTGTATTTTGCATTTTTGGGACATTGAAAATGGCAAACATGTCAGCATGTCCATCATTGGTGGTATATAGGGGTGAATATTTTGGTCGTGTTCGTATCGTGTCAATGTCTAAGCATTCTACCAAATAGTTCGAATCTATATCCGATGCAAATAAtaatcatgttaaaaatataaatctaagtactatctaattattaaataagtaacATGTCATGTAACCCATTTATCAATCAGATCCTTTTATTGAATAATCAAATTGAAACAAGTCTTATTAATTCCACATGATTAATATCctaaccaaatatatatatatgatttaattgacctatttatttagaaaaaaatgtaaaataagttaaatataatttaaataatttaaaaatataattagattaATCGCTATGTCAATTTGAATCAAATTTGTGTTATGCAGATCAATCCAAAAActacctaattattaaataggttatgCAAGTCCACACGAATTTGACTTAAACCGgatgatatgaaaaatgtgTAGGGTTCGAATCGTGTTAGCGAATCATATGAAACATTGTCACCCCTATTAGTAGTTATTGGAGATGATAGTGAAATGGTTTTTAAGCGTTCTAACCTGTTGTAATCCGCTAATGAACTTGTGGGCGTTTGCCAGCTCTGATGCAGCTATAACTTCTGCTTCAGTGGTATGGCCTTCCTTTCCATATGCAATGTTGGCACGGATGGTGTCATTGAACAAGACCGGTTCTTGGCTCACTAGACCCATCTGCTGCCTCAACCACCTCAACTGGAGGCTTTGAATGTCCACACCATCCAGTGTGATATGACCTGAATCCGGATCATAAAATCTTTGCAGCAAGGCGATGACTGTTGATTTTCCACTCCCACTTTCTCCTACCAAGGCCACTGTCTGAAATATATGAGATTCACCTTGGTCAGTCATTGAAAAGAATAGGATTTAAGCTAAATTAGACCAAGGGAGTATACCTTGCCACTACGGATGGTCAAGCTGAGGTCTCTGAAAATCTGAATATCTGGTCTAGTTGGATACTTAAAGCTTATGTGCCGAAGCTCAATCTCGCCCTTCACATTCTCTAATTTTGTACCAGACTCGTCGCTGGGGTCGATTGTGGACTTCCTGTCTATAATTGTAAAGATGGAAGCTGCAGCAGACTTGGCTTTGCTGGAATCAGGACTGAAGGAACTTGATTGAGAAATTCCAACGGTAGCCATGGTCAGAGCAAAGAAAACCTGCAAAACAGGCATATGTCTCAGAATTCTGAAATATACATTGGTTATTAtgaaaggaacaaaaaattCAGATGGGGATGCCAATACATACACGAAAAACATCTCCAAATGTTGTTTTTCCAGCTTCAACAAGCCGGGCTCCTGCATAGAAACAGAGTGCATAGACACAGAACAGCAGGAAGAAAGAAACTCCAAAGCCTATCCCACTGACCAGCCCTTGCCTTATCCCTGTTCTCATAGGGCCTTCACATTTCTTTTTGTACAGATCCATCACTTTCTCTTCAGCACAGAAAGAAGCAACTGTTCTTATACTCCCAACTGCATCATTAGCCACTTGGCTTGCTTCCTCATACATCATCTGAaaccatttatatttttaagcaGAGATTAAAGAAAGGAATCACAATTTTCCAGTAaaataaatccattttttcTGAATGAGTTGAGGGCATACCTTTGCATCAGCACTGAATCCCTTAAGGAACTTTATCTGGACATATCCATTAAGTCCTATCAAAGGTATCAAAGCAAGGATGATAAATGCTAACTGCCAACTTGCTGCAAAGGCAATGGCCAAACCTGCAATTGCTGATGCAGCATTCTGAACAACCTGAGCAAGCGCGTCTCCAACTAGAGCTCGAATGGTTGCAGCATCTGCAGAGAGCCTTGCACCAATTGCTCCACTTGAATGCTCAGGCTGATCGAACCAACCCACCTCCATGTGAACCACCTTCTCAAAGCACATTGATCTGACCCTCTGTATCAACTTACAGCCAGCCACAGAGAATAAGTATGTCCTTGCTGGGAATGCTAGGAATGATACCACACCCAGGACTAAAAATATTAATGCCCAAAAATTTGAATCCTTCCTGAGTTGGTGTGGGGGCtcataaaatgttttgataacACTGGAAATGAGTATACCAAATATTGGGAGAATGGTGCCATTGACGATGGCAGCTACGGTTCCTAGTAACAGCACAGGGATCTCTGGCTTGTTGAGATAGGCAAGGCGGCGGATTGGAACTTCTGGAGGCTGTTCTGATGAGCGAGGGGCTTCAGCATCTGCAATAGCATTATCAGGGAGGCCAAGTCCTGTAGGTAGGCCAAAGGAGACGGAGAATGAGTGACGACTGCTATTTCCTGGTCCTGATGATCCACGACTTATGGATCGCAAGAATGACATTCGTTGACTTGACTGTCTACCGAATTCAATGCTGCCATCTGGTCTGTCTTGGGAATCTGTAGCTTGATTCTCAGACTCTTTATTCACTTCTTGCAAACGTATAAGCTGAGAGTATGCTCCTTCAGGATCCTTGAGCAGTTCAGTGTGTGAGCCTGATAAATAGACAAAGAAGTGCCATAGATAAATTTTGGAAACTCAAGAATGAATTCAAGGAAAAGCAATGCACATTGACAACAGAAGAAACTTGGAATAATTTGGTATTTAGCAAAATATTTCCAACATTTTAGATAAAGCAGGGCTTTCCAAAGTTTTGGAGAATATGCCATAATgcacaaat includes:
- the LOC100267452 gene encoding ABC transporter B family member 11 is translated as MAEENDLNGKTYMHEATTSSRGALETETVKSSGQNGKQQDSEKSKEEGKPSTVPFHKLFSFADSTDMLLMITGTIGAAGNGICMPLMAILFGDLIDSFGQNQNNKDVVDIVSKVSLKFVYLAVGAGIAAFFQVACWMVTGERQAARIRSLYLKTILRQDVAFFDKETNTGEVIGRMSGDTVLIQDAMGEKVGKFIQLVSTFIGGFIIAFIKGWLLTLVMLSSIPLLVIAGGAMSLFLSKMATRGQNAYAKAATVVEQTIGSIRTVASFTGEKQAVTKYNQFLVNAYKSGVFEGLAAGLGLGTVMFIIFASYALAVWFGAKMILEKGYTGGTVLNVIIAVLTGSMSLGQASPCMSAFAAGQAAAFKMFQTIHRKPEIDVSDTKGKKLEDIQGEIELRDVYFSYPARPDEQIFSGFSLSIPSGTTAALVGQSGSGKSTVISLIERFYDPLAGEVLIDGINLKEFQLRWIRGKIGLVSQEPVLFTSSIRDNIAYGKEGATIEEIRAAAELANASKFIDKLPQGLDTMVGEHGTQLSGGQKQRVAIARAILKDPRILLLDEATSALDAESERVVQEALDRIMVNRTTIIVAHRLSTVRNADMIGVIHRGKMVEKGSHTELLKDPEGAYSQLIRLQEVNKESENQATDSQDRPDGSIEFGRQSSQRMSFLRSISRGSSGPGNSSRHSFSVSFGLPTGLGLPDNAIADAEAPRSSEQPPEVPIRRLAYLNKPEIPVLLLGTVAAIVNGTILPIFGILISSVIKTFYEPPHQLRKDSNFWALIFLVLGVVSFLAFPARTYLFSVAGCKLIQRVRSMCFEKVVHMEVGWFDQPEHSSGAIGARLSADAATIRALVGDALAQVVQNAASAIAGLAIAFAASWQLAFIILALIPLIGLNGYVQIKFLKGFSADAKMMYEEASQVANDAVGSIRTVASFCAEEKVMDLYKKKCEGPMRTGIRQGLVSGIGFGVSFFLLFCVYALCFYAGARLVEAGKTTFGDVFRVFFALTMATVGISQSSSFSPDSSKAKSAAASIFTIIDRKSTIDPSDESGTKLENVKGEIELRHISFKYPTRPDIQIFRDLSLTIRSGKTVALVGESGSGKSTVIALLQRFYDPDSGHITLDGVDIQSLQLRWLRQQMGLVSQEPVLFNDTIRANIAYGKEGHTTEAEVIAASELANAHKFISGLQQGYDTMVGERGIQLSGGQKQRVAIARAMVKSPKILLLDEATSALDAESERVVQDALDRVMVNRTTVVVAHRLSTIKGADVIAVVKNGVIVEKGKHETLINIKDGFYASLIALHMSASS